A region of Hippoglossus stenolepis isolate QCI-W04-F060 chromosome 7, HSTE1.2, whole genome shotgun sequence DNA encodes the following proteins:
- the tnip1 gene encoding TNFAIP3-interacting protein 1 isoform X3, whose product MEGKGPYRIYDPGGSEVKAREEAGGGSSYRQLLEENSILRERMKGLKSLGDLLEESQSEASKLRQRVEELVRDNEALKSSSFAASLCTGGAVQTETQSRFHRLDGKPCLHATAEQKEEQTNCLGKTLQPEKPNAGPVTGVIPPLPQENIELASQLKRLESSFSIFAEESNPNQLLAHLGRMAVEFHHLSSKVQKNEQRTSLLQTLCEQLRQENNDLRKKMEDDHHVRNQDLDHLRQENQKLKELVTGGAAASAAAGGAASSSAVTSDTEAPEAKEEPVKEESAAVRPKMEAATPQKSGKATEKTQSKPCDVEVYEKKIKLLEKQRKDVLEVNKQWDIQWNSMKSQFEQKITDLRQRLAESQKTVLELEAEREQRQRDYDKKLLLAKSKIENVQGEKECLNSETTELKQKIRYLQDQLLPLSKQREYQEKEIQRLNRALEEALNLKSPSSSQQPPGQANFADPANNLKKQELLTQIAVLKEQVKIFEEDFRKERSDRERMNEEKEDLRRQVERLQGQITNLTNQLHQAQNECQRERTERCKLERLQMHHKQGQQQKRRTSDPTSGSVNGPLSPPYCGPFVQVGPQGLEGWPIHFPTRMPNAAGAAAAAPPPVRDFQPVTPGFPWQSSFPQPRGTRAVGESSRPPPENADQSAAAASAAAAAAASTAAAAAAAAAAAAAGGAGFGKRERQNIDPGKH is encoded by the exons ATGGAAGGGAAAGGCCCATACCGCATCTATGATCCAGGTGGGAGTGAGGTCAAGGCCAGAGAGGAGGCCGGAGGTGGAAGCAGCTATCGACAGCTACTGGAGGAGAACAGCATACTGAGGGAAAGGATGAAGGGACTTAAGAGCTTAG GAGATTTGCTGGAAGAGTCTCAGTCGGAGGCATCGAAGCTTCGGCAGCGAGTGGAGGAACTTGTGAGAGATAATGAAGCCCTGAAGTCCTCCAGCTTCGCTGCCAGTCTGTGTACGGGAGGGGCGGTCCAAACCGAGACACAGAGTAGGTTCCACAGACTTGATG GTAAACCCTGTTTACACGCCACTGCAgagcagaaggaggagcagACAAACTGTTTAGGGAAGACCTTGCAGCCTGAGAAGCCCAAT GCCGGGCCAGTGACGGGAGTAATCCCCCCCCTGCCTCAGGAGAACATCGAGCTAGCGAGCCAGCTGAAGAGACTAGAGAGCTCCTTCAGCATATTCGCAGAGGAGTCCAACCCGAACCAGCTGTTGGCTCACCTCGGCCGCATGGCTGTGGAGTTTCACCATCTCTCCTCAAAGGTCCAAAAGAATGAACAGAGGACCTCCCTCCTACAG actCTCTGTGAGCAGCTCAGACAAGAAAACAATGACCTTCGAAAGAAAATGGAGGATGACCATCATGTTAGGAATCAAGACTTGGACCACCTGAG ACAGGAGAACCAGAAACTTAAGGAGCTCGtcacaggaggagcagcagcatcagcagccgcAGGAGGAGCAGCATCATCATCTGCTGTAACATCTGATACTGAAGCTCCAGAGGCCAAAGAGGAGCCGGTGAAGGAGGAATCTGCTGCTGTGCGACCTAAGATGGAGGCTGCCACACCACAGAAG AGTGGAAAAGCCACAGAGAAAACCCAGAGTAAACCTTGTGATGTCGAGGTTTACGAAAAGAAGATCAAGCTTTTGGAGAAGCAGAGAAAGGAT GTACTGGAGGTGAACAAGCAGTGGGACATTCAGTGGAACTCCATGAAGtcacagtttgagcagaag ATCACAGATCTCAGACAACGGCTGGCGGAGTCCCAGAAAACTGTGCTTGAGCTGGAGGCCGAGCGAGAGCAGAGGCAGCGCGACTATGACAAGAAGCTGCTGCTAGCCAAGTCCAAGATAGAAAACGTACAG GGGGAAAAGGAGTGTCTCAACTCCGAGACCACTGAGCTGAAGCAGAAGATTCGCTACCTGCAGGATCAGCTGCTGCCCCTCAGCAAACAGAGAGAGTACCAGGAGAAGGAGATCCAGCGTCTCAATCGG GCTCTAGAGGAGGCCTTAAACCTAAAATCCCCTTCGTCCTCTCAACAACCGCCTGGCCAGGCTAACTTTGCAGACCCAGCCAATAACCTGAAGAAACAGGAACTGCTCACTCAAATTGCTGTACTAAAAGAGCAG GTGAAGATCTTTGAAGAAGACTTCAGAAAAGAGAGGAGTGACAGAGAGCGAATgaatgaggaaaaagaggaTCTGAGGCGACAAGTTGAGAGACTCCAGGGTCAGATTACGAATTTGACCAATCAG ctTCATCAGGCACAGAATGAGTGTCAGAGAGAACGCACAGAGAGATGTAAACTGGAGAGACTGCAGATGCATCACAAACAG gggcagcagcagaaaagacGTACCTCAGACCCCACGTCAGGCTCAGTGAACGGCCCGCTGAGCCCTCCCTACTGTGGTCCCTTTGTGCAGGTGGGACCGCAGGGCCTTGAGGGCTGGCCCATACACTTCCCTACCCGGATGCCCAATGCAGCAGGCGCAGCCGCAGCAGCACCGCCCCCTGTACGAGACTTCCAGCCTGTTACCCCG GGTTTTCCGTGGCAGTCATCATTCCCACAGCCCCGAGGGACCAGAGCAGTTGGAGAGAGTTCAAGACCACCACCAGAGAATGCAG atcagtcagcagcagcagcctcggcagcagcagcagcagcagcatccacagcagcagcagcagcagcagccgcagcagcagccgcagcagggGGAGCAGGATTTGGAAAAAGGGAGCGACAAAACATCGACCCTGGAAAGCACTAA